From Aspergillus fumigatus Af293 chromosome 3, whole genome shotgun sequence, a single genomic window includes:
- a CDS encoding sterylglucosidase 1, translating into MGVLRLRVDGQTFRDPDNREITLRGINVAGEAKYPKKPDIPSYVSDGFFDADNVSFVGRPFSLDDAHTHFSRLRKWGYNTIRYVFTWEAIEHEGPGKYDDEWISFTIEVLRIAKQYGFYVFLDPHQDVWSRLSGGSGAPAWTLYAAGFDPRGFKKTEAALVQNTFDDPAEFPKMIWSTNYTRLVSQTMFTLFYGGRDFAPKAIIDGINIQDYLQGHFIAACRYFAQKIHEAGDIENEVVIGWESMNEPNRGLIGVQDISVIPPEQQLQLGTSPTAFQGMLTGSGRACEESTWAFGGFGPYQTGRELVDPEGETAWLPADYDDTRYGWVRDPGWKLGECLWAQHGVWDPSSDKLLRKDYFAKNPQTGEPLNYDKFTNTYFMEHYRAYRDALRSVWPEAIIFCQPPVMEVPPDLKGTVDDDPNMVHAVHYYDGITLLTKHWNRLYNVDVIGVLRGKYLTPAFAVKIGETAIRNCLRDQLKFLRDESLRYMGTHPLIFTEIGIPFDMDDRHAYKTGDYSGQVSAMDANHFAIEGSTANGFTLWLYTTSNNHEWGDNWNGEDLSIYSVDDLELPSGKLLAFENESQRDPQSPAYSESQRNTESYRVGPRDLKQALQAPSISSEISQSSQDKLGFRAAEAWVRPSPIITNGQILQYGFDLKSCVFSMRLLGEKKGLGQEAATEIFLPDFHFPDTHTVVAVSAGEWTIDYPEIHSVKFQRLRWWHPEGDHNIKIQGVKRKPGDPTVSGEELSYLEQCQGGGCSVM; encoded by the exons ATGGGTGTGCTACGGCTTAGAGTCGATGGTCAGACGTTCAGGGACCCTGACAACCGTGAAATCACTTTGAGAGGCATCAATGTAGCCGGTGAGGCCAAATATCCCAAGAAACCCGATATCCCCTCTTACGTGTCGGATGGATTCTTCGATGCCGATAATGTCTCATTCGTCGGTCGACCATTTTCTCTTGACGATGCGCACACACACTTCTCTAGATTACGAAAATGGGGTTACAATACCATTAGATATGTTTTCACCTGGGAAGCCATCGAGCATGAGGGCCCGGGTAAATATGACGATGAATGGATCTCATTCACTATCGAGGTTCTTCGGATTGCAAAGCAGTATGGATTTTACGTCTTCCTTGATCCGCATCAGGatgtt TGGTCGAGACTCTCAGGGGGTTCTGGTGCCCCAGCATGGACACTTTACGCTGCAGGTTTTGATCCCAGAGGTTTCAAGAAGACTGAGGCAGCGCTCGTCCAAAACACTTTCGATGATCCGGCCGAGTTCCCGAAGATGATATGGAGCACCAACTACACGAGGCTTGTCAGCCAGACGATGTTCACGTTGTTCTATGGAGGCAGGGATTTTGCTCCGAAGGCGATCATAGATGGCATAAACATTCAGGACTATCTTCAGGGCCATTTTATTGCCGCGTGCAGATATTTTGCTCAGAAAATTCACGAGGCCGGGGACATCGAGAACGAAGTAGTCATTGGTTGGGAAAGCATGAATGAGCCTAATAGAGGGCTGATTGGGGTGCAAGATATTTCTGTGATTCCACCTGAGCAGCAACTGCAGTTAGGGACGTCGCCTACTGCTTTTCAGGGCATGTTGACGGGCTCCGGGAGAGCATGCGAAGAGTCTACATGGGCTTTCGGCGGATTTGGTCCTTACCAGACAGGCAGGGAGCTTGTGGACCCTGAGGGCGAGACCGCGTGGCTTCCGGCTGATTACGATGACACCAGGTATGGCTGGGTCAGGGATCCTGGGTGGAAGCTTGGAGAATGTCTTTGGGCTCAACATGGCGTCTGGGATCCATCCTCAGATAAACTTCTGCGAAAGGATTATTTCGCCAAAAATCCTCAAACCGGTGAACCTTTGAACTATGATAAATTCACCAATACGTATTTCATGGAGCATTACAGAGCCTATAGAGATGCTCTCAGGAGTGTCTGGCCGGAAGCCATCATTTTCTGCCAACCCCCTGTCATGGAGGTGCCTCCCGATCTGAAGGGAACTGTTGACGACGACCCCAACATGGTTCATGCTGTGCATTATTACGACGGAATTACTCTATTGACGAAGCATTG GAATCGCCTTTACAACGTCGATGTCATAGGCGTCCTTCGTGGAAAATATCTCACACCCGCATTCGCTGTCAAAATTGGGGAAACAGCGATTCGCAATTGCCTGCGTGATCAGCTCAAGTTTCTAAGGGATGAGAGTTTGAGATATATGGGGACTCATCCTTTGATTTTCACAGAGATCGGCATTCCGTTCGATATGGACGACAGACATGCATACAAGACAGGAGACTATAGCGGTCAAGTCAGTGCTATGGACGCGAACCACTTCGCAATCGAAGGCAGCACCGCCAACGGCTTCACATTATGGTTATATACAACATCC AACAATCATGAATGGGGTGACAACTGGAATGGGGAAGACTTGTCAATATACTCTGTGGACGATCTAGAGCTGCCAAGTGGCAAGCTTCTTGCGTTTGAGAACGAATCCCAACGCGATCCTCAGTCTCCAGCATACTCTGAAAGCCAGCGCAACACCGAAAGCTACCGAGTGGGTCCACGCGATTTGAAGCAGGCTCTTCAAGCACCCTCTATATCATCCGAAATCTCTCAATCATCCCAGGACAAGCTAGGGTTTCGAGCTGCAGAGGCATGGGTTCGTCCGAGTCCAATCATAACAAACGGCCAGATATTGCAGTACGGGTTCGACCTCAAAAGTTGTGTGTTCAGCATGAGACTACttggggaaaagaaaggGTTGGGACAAGAAGCAGCAACGGAGATTTTTCTCCCTGACTTTCACTTCCCAGACACTCACACTGTAGTTGCTGTCAGCGCTGGAGAGTGGACGATTGACTATCCAGAGATACATTCTGTCAAATTTCAGCGCCTACGCTGGTGGCATCCCGAGGGTGATCATAACATAAAGATCCAGGGCGTCAAACGCAAGCCTGGCGACCCAACAGTCTCTGGAGAGGAGCTATCATATCTTGAGCAATGCCAGGGAGGCGGATGCAGTGTGATGTAG
- a CDS encoding DUF1917 domain-containing protein, which yields MPSFQSCSPCYCLVYCGGMMVSAPQLHLTIRLTSSYQQPSHSSFQPRYPRIKTKTMPKSRRVTNDDIDEIFSDESSFYGDDAEKSRLEELAQSYDPVPYWTNIHPYLLSTIQHGLRASKALPTPSDGDQTKGEPSLDKYLLAEIPATTLRRNARSPREPVNDFLARLPPSTTKERDVGPWIYVTNPHRKIDPDEQAIAKLVREGTELLHRFEDQKAELEAEHDRSRSKSKAALTRRLNPLRRTLEQDIFALARRTGVVSGKWMMFINADQVDKYWEAVATGTVSGKLGDAAKVATDDGTGRPRLIAIYTKDYADRQDVKRVLEGMVDLGLVKTDERPIYYKCDAYTYLRILSDNPYGLKASMASSRDVLAGKE from the exons ATGCCTTCATTTCAATCATGCTCTCCTTGTTATTGTCTTGTTTATTGTGGTGGTATGATGGTATCTGCACCGCAACTCCACCTAACGATAAGACTGACGTCGTCTTATCAGCAACCATCACATTCATCATTTCAACCAAGGTACCCCAGGATCAAAACTAAAACAATGCCAAAGTCCCGTCGGGTCACgaatgatgacattgatgagATATTTTCAGATGAGTCCAGTTTCTACG GAGACGACGCAGAGAAATCCCGTTTGGAAGAGCTAGCCCAATCGTATGATCCAGTACCGTACTGGACAAATATCCATCCATATCTGCTATCCACGATTCAGCATGGTTTACGAGCTTCCAAGGCCCTCCCTACACCCTCCGATGGCGACCAAACCAAAGGCGAACCGTCATTAGATAAATACCTGCTCGCCGAGATCCCAGCCACAACACTGCGCCGCAATGCGCGCAGCCCAAGAGAACCCGTCAACGACTTCCTAGCACGCCTGCCTCCATCTACGACAAAAGAGAGAGACGTCGGGCCATGGATATACGTGACGAACCCGCACCGTAAAATCGATCCAGACGAGCAGGCTATCGCAAAACTGGTCCGTGAGGGAACCGAACTACTTCACAGATTCGAGGACCAGAAAGCAGAGCTGGAAGCGGAGCATGATCGCTCGAGGTCTAAATCCAAGGCAGCGCTGACGCGCAGGCTGAACCCGTTGCGGCGGACATTGGAGCAGGATATCTTCGCGCTGGCGCGGAGAACGGGTGTCGTGTCTGGGAAATGGATGATGTTTATAAACGCCGATCAAGTGGATAAATATTGGGAGGCTGTCGCGACTGGCACCGTGTCTGGGAAATTGGGCGATGCGGCCAAGGTTGCGACGGACGATGGCACAGGGAGGCCGCGGTTGATCGCAATCTACACGAAAGATTATGCGGATAGGCAGGACGTGAAACGTGTGCTTGAAGGGATGGTAGATCTGGGACTTGTAAAGACTGACGAGAGGCCTATCTACTACAAGTGTGATGCATACACGTACCTGCGCATCCTGAGCGATAACCCATACGGCCTCAAGGCGAGCATGGCCTCCAGTCGGGATGTGTTGGCAGGTAAGGAGTGA
- a CDS encoding coatomer subunit alpha, with protein sequence MQSSPNMLTKFESKSSRAKGIAFHPKRPWILVSLHSSTIQLWDYRMGTLIDRFEEHDGPVRGIDFHPTQPLFVSGGDDYKIKVWSLQTRRCLFTLNGHLDYVRTVFFHRELPWILSASDDQTIRIWNWQNRSLICTMTGHNHYVMCAQFHPTEDLIASASLDQSVRIWDISGLRKKHSAPTSMTFEDQMARANPSQADMFGNTDAVVKFVLEGHDRGVNWVSFHPTLPLIVSAGDDRLVKLWRMSDTKAWEVDTCRGHFQNASACLFHPHQDLILSVGEDKTIRVWDLNKRTSVQSFKRDVDRFWVIAAHPEINLFAAGHDTGVMVFKLERERPASAVYQNQLFYITKEKHVKSYDFAKNLESPPMLSLRKLGSPWVPPRTLSYNPAERAILVTSPTDGGAYELIHLPRDATGAVEPTDVKRGQASSAVFVARNRFAVFSQANQQVDIKDLSNSTTKTIKLPSGTTDIYFGGTGALLFITPTSVVLFDIQQKKQLAELAVSGVKYVVWSNDGLYAALLSKHNVTIVTKSLEQVSSLHETIRIKSAAWDDAGVLLYSTLNHVKYSLLNGDNGIIRTLDHTVYLVKVKGRSVYCLDRNAKPRVLEIDPTEYRFKLALVKRNYDEMLQIIKTSSLVGQSIISYLQKKGYPEIALQFVQDPQTRFELALECGNLEVAIEMARELDRPKLWSRLGMEALAHGNHQTVEMTYQKQRNFDKLSFLYLSIGDSEKLARMAKIAEHRGDFTSRFQNAIYRGDVDDRIQMFKEVDLYPLAYLTAKSHGLTEEAESILEACGLTEDQITLPTTEEPLRVPQPIVPTFKSNWPVKAAAHSSFEKALLGEVGVEDEDAAALGLEPEEEGEEAVLARETLEDEEEDVAGWDMGEEINMEEDVDFVNVDSAEAGAGSSEADLWARNSPLAADHVAAGSFDTAMQLLNRQVGAVNFAPLKSRFLEVYKASRTYLPATAGLPPLVNYVRRTVEETDSRKVLPIIPKDLETIANVDLQEGYAAMRANRLEDGVKIFKGILHSILVNTVSSEAEVEQAKKIIETAREYILAMSIELERRSLSTDTPENLKRSLELSAYFTIPKLEVAHRQLALMAAMKLAFANKNFSSALSFANRMLANGGSAKLLDQAKKIKAQCERSPQDKIDIEFDQFAEFDICAASFTPIYGGSPSVSDPFTGAKYHEQYKGTVCRISEVTEIGAPASGLRLFVPSQ encoded by the exons ATGCAGTCCTCCCCAAACATGCTTACCAAG TTCGAGTCGAAGTCGTCTCGTGCGAAGGGAATTGCCTTTCACCCTAAACG ACCATGGATCCTTGTTTCACTCCACTCGTCGACAATTCAGTTATGGGATTATCGCATGGGAACGCTGATTGATCGCTTTGAAGAGCACGATGGACCTGTTCGCGGCATCGACTTCCACCCGACACAAcctctcttcgtctctggAGGCGACGACTACAAGATTAAGGTCTGGAGTCTTCAAACCCGGAGATGTCTTTTCACCTTGAACGGGCATCTCGACTACGTGCGCACGGTATTCTTCCATCGAGAACTTCCTTGGATCCTCTCTGCCTCCGACGATCAAACAATAAGAATTTGGAATTGGCAGAACAGATCGTTGA TCTGCACAATGACGGGCCACAACCATTATGTGATGTGCGCGCAGTTCCATCCGACGGAGGATCTAATCGCTTCCGCGTCGCTTGATCAGTCTGTTCGCATTTGGGATATTTCCGGGCTGCGAAAGAAGCATTCGGCACCAACATCAATGACGTTCGAAGATCAGATGGCTCGAGCCAACCCAAGCCAGGCCGACATGTTTGGAAACACCGACGCTGTTGTGAAATTTGTCCTGGAAGGCCACGACCGAGGTGTGAACTGGGTGTCCTTCCACCCAACTCTACCTCTGATTGTCTCTGCGGGAGACGATCGCCTGGTCAAGCTGTGGAGAATGAGTG ACACGAAAGCCTGGGAAGTCGATACATGCCGGGGTCATTTCCAGAACGCCTCCGCTTGTTTATTCCACCCCCACCAGGATTTGATCCTCTCCGTCGGCGAAGACAAGACCATCCGAGTGTGGGATCTGAACAAGAGAACCTCGGTGCAGTCTTTCAAACGTGACGTGGATCGTTTCTGGGTCATTGCTGCCCACCCCGAAATCAACCTCTTTGCAGCCGGCCACGACACCGGCGTCATGGTCTTCAagctggagagagaaagaccCGCGTCGGCCGTTTACCAAAACCAATTGTTTTACATCACCAAGGAGAAGCATGTCAAATCATACGACTTTGCCAAGAATCTTGAGTCGCCGCCGATGCTTTCACTACGCAAGTTGGGATCACCCTGGGTGCCGCCAAGAACTCTTTCTTACAACCCTGCTGAGCGCGCCATTCTCGTCACATCTCCCACTGACGGTGGAGCGTACGAGCTGATCCACCTTCCGAGGGATGCAACAGGCGCAGTCGAGCCGACAGACGTCAAGCGCGGCCAGGCATCTTCCGCCGTCTTCGTCGCCCGTAATCGATTTGCTGTCTTCAGCCAGGCTAATCAACAGGTGGACATCAAGGATCTGAGCAACTCTACGACAAAAACTATTAAGCTGCCTTCTGGAACTACTGATATTTACTTTGGCGGAACCGGAGCTCTGCTCTTCATTACACCCACTTCCGTTGTTCTCTTTGATATccaacagaagaagcagctggCAGAGCTTGCAGTGAGCGGTGTCAAGTATGTTGTTTGGTCTAATGACGGACTCTATGCTGCTTTGCTCAGCAAGCATAATGTTACTATTGTTACCAAGTCTCTCGAGCAAGTGAGCAGCCTGCACGAGACCATCCGCATCAAGAGCGCGGCGTGGGATGACGCAGGCGTCCTTCTTTACTCGACCTTGAATCACGTCAAATACTCTCTTCTAAATGG CGACAACGGTATAATTCGTACTTTGGACCACACCGTGTATCTCGTCAAGGTGAAGGGCAGAAGCGTTTACTGTCTGGATCGCAATGCCAAGCCCAGAGTTCTCGAAATCGATCCTACCGAGTACCGCTTCAAGCTCGCCCTGGTCAAGCGGAACTACGACGAGATGCTGCAGATTATCAAGACTTCCAGCTTGGTCGGACAAAGTATCATTTCGTATCTGCAAAAGAAGGGCTACCCTGAGATTGCCCTGCAGTTTGTGCAGGACCCTCAGACTCGTTTTGAGCTTGCTCTCGAGTGTGGTAACCTGGAAGTTGCCATCGAGATGGCCCGCGAGCTGGACCGTCCGAAGCTGTGGAGCAGACTGGGAATGGAAGCTTTGGCTCACGGTAACCATCAAACTGTGGAGATGACATATCAGAAGCAAAGGAACTTCGACAAGCTTTCGTTCCTTTACTTGTCCATCGGTGATTCTGAGAAGTTGGCCAGAATGGCCAAGATTGCAGAGCATCGTGGAGACTTCACGTCTCGGTTTCAGAATGCAATCTACCGTGGCGATGTTGACGATAGGATTCAGATGTTCAAGGAAGTCGATTTGT ACCCTCTCGCCTATCTTACCGCCAAGTCTCACGGCTTGACTGAAGAAGCTGAATCCATTCTCGAAGCGTGCGGGTTGACCGAAGACCAGATCACGCTCCCCACAACCGAGGAGCCTCTGCGGGTGCCTCAGCCCATTGTCCCTACTTTCAAGTCGAATTGGCCCGTTAAGGCTGCAGCCCATTCGTCGTTTGAGAAGGCATTGCTTGGAGAAGTTGGtgtggaagatgaggatgctgccGCCCTTGGCCTCgagcccgaggaggaaggcgaggaggccGTTCTGGCCCGTGAGActcttgaggatgaagaggaagatgttgCCGGCTGGGACATGGGTGAAGAGATCAacatggaggaggatgtcGACTTCGTTAACGTTGACAGCGCAGAGGCTGGCGCAGGCAGCTCCGAGGCCGACCTTTGGGCTCGCAACTCTCCCCTGGCGGCTGATCATGTCGCTGCTGGCTCTTTCGATACCGCCATGCAGCTACTCAATCGTCAAGTTGGTGCGGTCAACTTCGCTCCTCTCAAGAGTCGCTTCCTCGAAGTATATAAGGCTTCCAGGACTTACCTTCCCGCTACTGCCGGGCTTCCTCCATTGGTTAACTACGTGCGACGCACTGTTGAGGAGACTGACAGCCGCAAAGTCCTGCCCATAATTCCCAAGGATCTTGAGACAATTGCCAATGTCGACCTTCAGGAGGGTTACGCTGCAATGAGAGCGAACAGACTGGAGGATGGTGTGAAGATTTTCAAGGGGATTTTGCATTCTATTCTTGTCAACACCGTATCATCCGAAGCCGAGGTCGagcaggcgaagaagattATCGAGACTGCTCGGGAATACATTCTTGCCATGTCTATCGAACTTGAACGCCGCTCCCTATCAACGGATACCCCCGAGAACCTCAAGAGGAGTCTCGAGCTCTCTGCCTACTTCACCATCCCAAAGCTAGAGGTCGCTCATCGTCAGCTTGCACTGATGGCTGCAATGAAGCTTGCGTTTGCCAACAAGAACTTTTCGTCTGCCCTGAGCTTTGCCAACCGTATGTTGGCCAACGGTGGCTCGGCTAAGCTTCTTGATCAG GCCAAGAAAATCAAGGCACAGTGCGAGCGTAGCCCGCAAGACAAGATCGATATCGAGTTTGACCAGTTCGCCGAATTTGACATCTGCGCCGCCTCATTCACTCCTATCTACGGCGGTTCTCCTAGCGTGTCGGATCCTTTCACCGGTGCCAAGTATCATGAACAGTACAAGGGTACCGTGTGTCGGATATCTGAAGTGACGGAGATTGGAGCACCGGCTAGCGGCCTACGTCTATTCGTTCCCAGCCAGTAG
- a CDS encoding flavin-linked sulfhydryl oxidase: protein MSDPRPQESETQPKLPKSLFPHQTPAAASSSTASKDDDVPAGMTKLPNGVILDKEGKPCRLCTSAASWRALTKQAKSQTAAGTTPAATPSNASASAPAPSPMQAECPPDVEELGRATWTFLHSLTAAYPAKASPEQQSEMRSFLSLFSRLYPCWVCAEDFRRWMAEPSGRNAPRLSGRADFGTWMCEAHNEVNRKLGKKEFDCRFWEERWRTGWKDGRCD from the exons ATGTCAGATCCTCGCCCACAGGAATCAGAAACACAACCGAAACTCCCCAAATCGCTCTTCCCCCACCAAacccccgccgccgcaagTTCCTCCACAGCCTCCAAAGACGACGATGTGCCCGCCGGCATGACCAAACTGCCCAACGGGGTGATCCTAGACAAGGAAGGGAAACC CTGCCGCCTCTGCACCTCCGCCGCGTCCTGGCGCGCATTGACAAAGCAAGCCAAAAGCCAGACCGCAGCTGGGACCACCCCAGCAGCAACcccctccaacgcctccGCATCCGCTCCTGCCCCGTCACCCATGCAAGCCGAATGCCCCCCGGACGTCGAGGAACTGGGTCGCGCAACCTGGACGTTTCTGCACTCCCTGACGGCCGCATACCCCGCCAAGGCGTCGCCAGAGCAGCAGAGTGAGATGCGGTCGTTCCTGAGCTTGTTCTCACGGCTGTACCCCTGCTGGGTGTGTGCGGAGGACTTCCGGAGGTGGATGGCGGAGCCGAGCGGCCGGAATGCGCCGCGGTTATCTGGGCGAGCTGACTTCGGGACGTGGATGTGTGAGGCGCATAATGAGGTGAATCGAAAGCTGGGGAAGAAGGAGTTTGACTGTCGGTTCTGGGAGGAGAGGTGGAGGACTGGTTGGAAGGACGGGAGATGCGATTGA
- a CDS encoding putative transcriptional regulator, whose translation MAPRYAVSDSDNDSDSSQLAAPSKPSDGALEKALRDAVAKIYQSGKMEELTVKRVRLAGERALGLEEGFFKGDSTWKAKSDQIIKDEVEVQDRLAQEPAQEEEVEVAEEDITLSPQKTSKPTKRAKPTSTHTSRKRRKTATLEPKVSDDDETGALSASENDIKNATGRQSKTESERADSANAAKDAADIDNVASESEMSVVLDEEPKPSRKRGKSSESTSAKGKKKVPAKSKDANLDPNEAEIKRLQGWLVKCGIRKVWSRELAPYDTPKAKIKHLKDMLKDAGMDGRYSLEKAKQIKEKREFEADLAMIKEGEKHWGRGSVEEESDNSRPRRRLNRGRQTLAFLESDGEETD comes from the exons ATGGCACCTCGGTATGCCGTGTCCGACTCGGACAACGATTCCGACTCGAGCCAATTAGCAGCACCTTCAAAGCCCTCCGATGGAGCTCTCGAAAAAGCCCTACGCGACGCGGTCGCGAAGATCTACCAGTCAGGGAAAATGGAGGAATTGACTGTCAAGCGAGTACGATTGGCGGGAGAGAGAGCACTTGGATTAGAGGAAGGGTTCTTCAAAGGGGATAGCACATGGAAAGCGAAGAGTGatcagattatcaaggaCGAAGTG GAGGTGCAAGACAGGCTCGCACAGGAACCGgcgcaggaggaggaagtagaagtagctgaagaagatattACCTTGTCTCCCCAAAAGACCTCGAAACCTACCAAACGCGCAAAACCTACAAGTACGCATACGTCAAGGAAACGCAGGAAGACAGCAACGCTAGAGCCTAAGGTCTCAGATGACGACGAAACCGGTGCGCTCAGCGCCAGCGAGAACGATATCAAGAACGCTACCGGAAGACAGTCAAAAACTGAATCAGAACGGGCTGACTCGGCTAACGCAGCCAAGGATGCCGCCGATATTGACAATGTTGCTTCGGAGAGTGAAATGTCGGTTGTCCTAGATGAGGAACCCAAACCCAGCCGCAAACGAGGAAAAAGCTCAGAGAGCACATCGGCGAAAGGCAAAAAGAAGGTCCCAGCCAAATCAAAGGACGCGAATCTTGATCCCAACGAAGCCGAAATCAAGCGTTTACAAGGGTGGCTAGTCAAATGTGGTATTCGCAAGGTGTGGTCTCGGGAGCTGGCTCCGTATGATACACCAAAAGCGAAGATCAAGCATCTCAAGGACATGTTGAAGGATGCAGGAATGGATGGGCGCTACTCACTAGAAAAGGCTAAACAGATCAAAGAGAAACGAGAGTTTGAAGCCGACCTCGCCATGATCAAAGAGGGTGAAAAGCATTGGGGCCGGGGGAGtgtggaagaggaaagtGACAACTCTCGACCTCGACGGAGACTCAATCGGGGTCGACAGACTCTGGCTTTCCTAGAAAGCGATGGGGAAGAGACCGATTGA
- a CDS encoding esterase-like/phytase family protein translates to MRLNPLVSLLLLTGATTAGARPRHSSCSVVNQTTCGGTSYEYTGLVGYGFIPSNAVDKYGDTLGGIGSAIAIDQVSWRKTGRDSYSGIIYCLPDRGWNTNGTLNFQSRIHKLAISFKLAPGASAENPSKPNLQLKYLDTILLTGPDGEPTTGLDADATDSVSYRGFPPLPAATYTGDGFGGAGNGGKRITIDAEGLVLDKDGFFWVSDEYGPYVYKFNKHGKMVLALQPPQAYLPRRNGTISFSAASPPLYAPDQMPVPEDPKTGRNNNQGLEALTISPDGKTLYTMIQSALNQEGGPKKKNRQPARLLEYDISSGTPKYKHEYAVLLPKYSDYTEKDPSDAAKVASQSEIHKLPTGDFLVLSRDSGFGHGQPESLSVYRHADVISISESTTDLKGTYDAADGSIASSKGVLNSSITPAEYCPFLDFNVNSELAKFGLHNGGAQDAGLLNEKWESLALVPVDPHGHKDRHSKKAREYFLFSFSDNDFITQDGRMNFGRFKYADESGYNLDSQALVFRVRF, encoded by the exons ATGAGACTGAATCCATTGGTGAGTTTGCTGCTATTGACAGGCGCCACCACAGCTGGCGCTCGCCCTAGGCACAGCTCGTGCAGTGTCGTGAATCAGACAACCTGTGGCGGCACAAGCTACGAGTATACTGGACTTGTGGGATACGGTTTCATTCCCTCCAATGCGGTTGATAAGTACGGTGATACGTTAGGAGGCATCGGCAGCGCTATCGCTATCGATCAAGTCTCCTGGCGCAAGACAGGTCGTGACTCCTACTCTGGCATCATCTACTGCTTGCCTGATCGTGGCTG GAACACCAATGGAACGCTCAATTTCCAGTCGCGTATCCACAAGCTGGCCATCTCTTTCAAGCTGGCACCAGGTGCATCTGCTGAGAATCCCTCGAAGCCGAATCTACAGCTGAAGTACCTCGACACCATTCTTCTGACCGGTCCTGATGGCGAGCCCACCACAGGCCTCGACGCAGACGCCACGGACTCTGTCTCGTACCGCGgcttccctcctctccccgCAGCCACATACACTGGCGATGGCTTCGGTGGCGCAGGCAATGGAGGGAAGAGGATCACGATCGACGCTGAGGgtctcgtcctcgacaagGACGGCTTCTTCTGGGTCTCCGACGAGTACGGTCCCTACGTCTATAAATTCAACAAGCACGGCAAGATGGTGCTAGCCCTGCAACCGCCGCAGGCCTATCTCCCCCGTCGCAACGGCACCATCAGCTTCAGCGCTGCCAGTCCACCCCTCTATGCCCCCGACCAGATGCCTGTCCCAGAGGATCCCAAGACAGGCCGCAACAATAACCAGGGCTTAGAAGCTCTTACGATTTCCCCGGACGGAAAGACGCTGTACACCATGATCCAGTCAGCGCTGAATCAGGAAGGCGgcccaaagaagaagaaccgcCAACCCGCGCGGCTGCTGGAATATGACATCTCCTCGGGCACACCGAAGTACAAGCACGAGTATGCCGTACTCCTACCCAAGTACAGTGATTACACGGAAAAGGATCCATCGGACGCGGCGAAAGTGGCCTCACAGTCTGAGATCCACAAGCTTCCCACTGGAGACTTTCTTGTCCTCTCACGCGACTCCGGCTTTGGACACGGGCAGCCCGAGTCCCTCTCCGTCTACCGGCATGCGGACgtcatctccatttccgAGTCTACGACTGATCTGAAGGGTACGTATGACGCCGCGGACGGATCCATCGCCAGCTCAAAGGGTGTCTTGAACTCGAGTATCACCCCGGCAGAGTACTGCCCCTTCCTCGACTTCAATGTGAATTCGGAACTAGCTAAATTCGGCCTTCACAACGGTGGTGCGCAGGACGCTGGCCTTCTGAACGAGAAGTGGGAGAGTCTGGCTCTTGTGCCGGTTGATCCGCACGGACACAAAGATAGACATTCCAAGAAGGCAAGGGAATATTtcctcttcagcttcagtGATAATGATTTTATCACACAGGATG GACGTATGAACTTTGGCCGGTTCAAGTACGCCGATGAATCTGGCTACAACCTCGACAGCCAGGCCCTGGTTTTTAGAGTGAGGTTTTAG